In the Camelus dromedarius isolate mCamDro1 chromosome 13, mCamDro1.pat, whole genome shotgun sequence genome, one interval contains:
- the STOML3 gene encoding stomatin-like protein 3 isoform X1, protein MRSRGNFLGVANKRLGACGWVLFSLSLLLMIITFPVSIWICLKVIKEYERAVVFRLGRIQADKAKGPGLILILPCIDVFVKVDLRTVTCNIPPQEILTRDSVTTQVDGVVYYRIYSAVSAVANVNDVHQATFLLAQTTLRNVLGTQTLSQILAGREEIAHSIQTLLDDATELWGIRVARVEIKDVRIPIQLQRSMAAEAEATREARARVLAAEGEMNASKSLKSASMVLAESPIALQLRYLQTLTTVATEKNSTIVFPLPMNILEGIGGVSYDNHKKVPNRA, encoded by the exons TAAACGGCTCGGGGCGTGTGGCTGGGTcctgttttccctttctttgctGTTGATGATCATTACCTTCCCTGTCTCCATATGGATATGCTTGAAG GTCATTAAGGAGTACGAACGGGCTGTTGTATTCCGACTGGGACGCATCCAAGCTGACAAGGCCAAGGGACCAG GTTTGATTCTGATCCTGCCCTGCATAGACGTGTTTGTCAAGGTTGATCTCCGGACTGTTACTTGCAACATTCCTCCACAGGAG ATCCTCACCAGAGACTCTGTGACCACTCAAGTGGATGGCGTGGTCTATTACAGAATCTATAGCGCTGTTTCGGCAGTGGCAAATGTCAACGATGTCCACCAAGCCACATTTCTGCTGGCTCAGACCACTCTGAGAAATGTCTTAGGGACACAGACTTTGTCCCAAATCTTAGCTGGCCGAGAAGAGATCGCCCATAGCATCCAG ACCTTACTGGACGATGCCACCGAGCTGTGGGGGATCCGGGTGGCCCGAGTGGAAATCAAAGACGTCAGGATCCCCATCCAGCTGCAGAGGTCCATGGCGGCCGAGGCCGAGGCCACCCGGGAAGCCAGGGCCAGG GTCCTGGCAGCAGAAGGGGAAATGAATGCTTCTAAATCTCTGAAGTCAGCCTCCATGGTGCTGGCCGAGTCCCCCATAGCGCTCCAGCTGCGTTACCTGCAGACCTTGACCACCGTCGCCACCGAGAAGAACTCCACCATTGTGTTCCCTCTGCCCATGAATATTCTGGAGGGCATTGGTGGCGTCAGCTATGACAACCACAAGAAGGTCCCTAACAGAGCCTGA
- the STOML3 gene encoding stomatin-like protein 3 isoform X2 produces the protein MIITFPVSIWICLKVIKEYERAVVFRLGRIQADKAKGPGLILILPCIDVFVKVDLRTVTCNIPPQEILTRDSVTTQVDGVVYYRIYSAVSAVANVNDVHQATFLLAQTTLRNVLGTQTLSQILAGREEIAHSIQTLLDDATELWGIRVARVEIKDVRIPIQLQRSMAAEAEATREARARVLAAEGEMNASKSLKSASMVLAESPIALQLRYLQTLTTVATEKNSTIVFPLPMNILEGIGGVSYDNHKKVPNRA, from the exons ATGATCATTACCTTCCCTGTCTCCATATGGATATGCTTGAAG GTCATTAAGGAGTACGAACGGGCTGTTGTATTCCGACTGGGACGCATCCAAGCTGACAAGGCCAAGGGACCAG GTTTGATTCTGATCCTGCCCTGCATAGACGTGTTTGTCAAGGTTGATCTCCGGACTGTTACTTGCAACATTCCTCCACAGGAG ATCCTCACCAGAGACTCTGTGACCACTCAAGTGGATGGCGTGGTCTATTACAGAATCTATAGCGCTGTTTCGGCAGTGGCAAATGTCAACGATGTCCACCAAGCCACATTTCTGCTGGCTCAGACCACTCTGAGAAATGTCTTAGGGACACAGACTTTGTCCCAAATCTTAGCTGGCCGAGAAGAGATCGCCCATAGCATCCAG ACCTTACTGGACGATGCCACCGAGCTGTGGGGGATCCGGGTGGCCCGAGTGGAAATCAAAGACGTCAGGATCCCCATCCAGCTGCAGAGGTCCATGGCGGCCGAGGCCGAGGCCACCCGGGAAGCCAGGGCCAGG GTCCTGGCAGCAGAAGGGGAAATGAATGCTTCTAAATCTCTGAAGTCAGCCTCCATGGTGCTGGCCGAGTCCCCCATAGCGCTCCAGCTGCGTTACCTGCAGACCTTGACCACCGTCGCCACCGAGAAGAACTCCACCATTGTGTTCCCTCTGCCCATGAATATTCTGGAGGGCATTGGTGGCGTCAGCTATGACAACCACAAGAAGGTCCCTAACAGAGCCTGA